Proteins from a single region of Limibacter armeniacum:
- a CDS encoding beta-galactosidase: MKKLYIGLLLLLLTGQLMAQSFFKKEDMMNVGVYYYPEHWDKAQWERDIKNIADHGFEFIHMAEFAWANMEPTEGNYDFKWLDEVIDLANKHGLKVILGTPTPCPPQWMGEKYPEIYVMDAHYQRKEHGTRENMSLSHPKVIAETKAIVTQMAKRYGKNPAIMGWQIDNEPEGKADYSPAALTAFKEWLKAKYGTIEALNHAWGNLFWSQTYNSFESVAIHNATQVGWWGVNPIALLDFNRFTADQQARFLDLQAEVLREYINREQFITTNYVAKSYSADPSRTEKLDFASFTAYPNYGSTNLGDLGFRLGDHNVLLYANDYYKSLSGVTGVMELQPGQVNWASVNSLLLSGTVRMWLWHNFAGGSDYACTYRYRQVLYGAEQYHSGIVTTDGVSLSQGGKEYVDFINEVKMLRKQYDAKAELPKAWQDRKTAVMWNYDNFWNLNQQSQTGKWNSWEHLHKYHRILNSFGAPVTFVDEKADFSEYPFMVVPAYEMVDEVLVQKWKDYVKQGGNLIISCRTGAKDKNNHLWEGNLSAIMNELIGGEIQVFDMMPYGKTGKVALNNQTYDWGVWGDQIKPSKGTEVIGAYADQFYKGEAAILRHTIGKGNVWYIGADSQDGLLEKAVMEMAYAKAKVSVDQYPEGVLHYWSNGFYIAVNYSSETVELPLPAEAKILIGSKSIEPAGVTVWKEN, from the coding sequence ATGAAAAAACTGTATATAGGATTACTATTACTGTTACTCACAGGTCAACTTATGGCCCAATCCTTTTTCAAGAAAGAGGATATGATGAATGTGGGTGTGTATTATTATCCAGAACATTGGGATAAGGCGCAGTGGGAAAGAGATATCAAGAATATTGCAGATCATGGATTCGAGTTTATCCATATGGCTGAGTTTGCTTGGGCCAATATGGAGCCAACGGAAGGCAATTATGATTTCAAATGGCTGGATGAGGTAATTGATCTGGCAAACAAACATGGGCTTAAAGTCATTTTGGGTACACCAACGCCTTGTCCCCCACAATGGATGGGCGAAAAGTATCCTGAAATTTATGTGATGGATGCCCATTACCAGCGCAAGGAGCATGGTACAAGGGAAAATATGTCGCTGTCTCACCCGAAAGTAATTGCGGAGACAAAAGCGATTGTCACACAAATGGCCAAAAGGTATGGGAAAAATCCTGCCATCATGGGTTGGCAAATTGACAACGAGCCAGAAGGTAAGGCTGATTACAGCCCTGCTGCCCTAACAGCATTCAAGGAATGGCTGAAAGCTAAATACGGAACCATTGAAGCATTGAACCATGCTTGGGGTAACCTATTCTGGAGCCAGACATACAACAGTTTTGAAAGTGTTGCCATCCACAATGCCACACAAGTTGGCTGGTGGGGTGTCAACCCAATTGCATTACTGGACTTCAATCGCTTTACAGCTGACCAGCAAGCTAGATTTTTGGACTTACAGGCAGAAGTATTGCGTGAATACATCAATAGAGAACAATTTATCACAACCAACTACGTAGCCAAAAGCTACAGTGCAGACCCTAGCAGAACAGAGAAACTGGATTTTGCCAGTTTTACAGCTTATCCAAACTACGGCTCTACCAACCTTGGCGACCTTGGATTCAGATTGGGAGACCACAATGTACTGTTATATGCCAATGACTATTACAAATCTCTTTCTGGTGTTACAGGCGTAATGGAACTGCAACCCGGACAAGTAAACTGGGCTTCTGTAAACAGCCTGCTGCTTTCTGGAACTGTAAGAATGTGGCTGTGGCACAACTTCGCAGGCGGCAGTGACTATGCATGTACTTACCGTTACCGTCAGGTACTCTACGGAGCCGAGCAATATCACTCAGGCATTGTAACAACAGATGGTGTAAGCCTGTCACAGGGTGGTAAAGAGTATGTAGACTTTATCAATGAAGTAAAAATGCTCCGCAAACAATACGATGCCAAGGCTGAATTACCAAAAGCTTGGCAAGACAGAAAAACGGCTGTGATGTGGAACTATGATAACTTCTGGAACCTAAACCAGCAAAGCCAAACAGGTAAATGGAACAGCTGGGAACACCTACACAAGTATCACCGAATCCTGAACAGTTTTGGCGCTCCTGTTACATTTGTGGATGAGAAGGCTGACTTCTCTGAGTATCCGTTTATGGTGGTTCCTGCCTATGAAATGGTAGATGAGGTACTGGTACAGAAATGGAAAGACTACGTAAAACAAGGTGGTAACCTGATCATAAGCTGTCGTACAGGTGCTAAAGACAAGAACAATCACCTTTGGGAAGGAAACCTTTCTGCGATTATGAATGAGCTAATCGGAGGTGAGATTCAGGTTTTTGACATGATGCCTTATGGCAAGACAGGTAAAGTAGCACTGAACAACCAAACCTACGACTGGGGTGTTTGGGGGGACCAGATCAAACCTTCGAAAGGGACTGAAGTAATCGGTGCTTATGCAGACCAGTTCTATAAAGGTGAAGCAGCAATCCTTCGCCATACGATTGGCAAAGGTAACGTCTGGTACATCGGGGCTGACTCACAGGATGGCTTACTGGAAAAAGCAGTGATGGAAATGGCTTATGCAAAAGCAAAAGTAAGTGTAGACCAATATCCAGAGGGTGTCCTGCACTACTGGAGCAACGGCTTCTATATCGCAGTCAACTACTCATCAGAGACAGTCGAGTTACCGCTGCCAGCAGAAGCGAAAATCCTGATCGGGTCAAAATCTATTGAACCGGCAGGTGTAACGGTCTGGAAAGAAAATTAA
- a CDS encoding SusC/RagA family TonB-linked outer membrane protein produces the protein MKHKDKIDFGEYRFSFSRSHFYLLIFLFVVSTTTVFGQTGGMIKGVVVSEMDGSPLPGANVLIKGTVTGTLTDFDGKFAIQAKEGETLVVSFVGHVSQEVLLTGQSQVKVALSEDAAELEEIVVVGYGVQKKKLLTGATGQVKGETISKLSTANPLDAMQGQTPGVNITATSGQPGESMKVNIRGVGTIGNSQPLYIVDGVQTGDISYLNAADIESFDVLKDAASAAIYGSQAANGVVLITTKKGKEGSMNVTFDTYYGVQQPAGKVDLLNGKEYAVIMNEAAINSGKAPIFTSEQIASMGEGTDWLDQMIYNNAVTENYVLGLNGGNQTSVYSMSLSYTGQEGIMGGPEVSDYERYSLRINTDHKVLGDIVKIGQNLTFSHSTRRGVSVGDQYNNSLRGAFNTSPFLPVYDDNGNYMSNLAGVMYQGEEWSPWFPGESNPFASMMLNNQGKNTEAKLLGNVFVEVNPLDGLKFTSRIGFDYYYTSSRYYKPEYELSIYDRRINNSVSQALGQGLAWTWDNFAQYDMRFGKSDLSLMAGVTAYENTGQSLSITNTDMIFNDYDHAWINNTTNQDYAQLTYDGSPNDPENRLSYYGRLNYTYNEKYLFNTTFRADGSSRFANVNQWGYFPSVSAGWIVSAEDFMSFTEPFMDFFKLRASWGQVGNQSIEAWQFLAPISIGNSNYYFGSEDFNASGNAIGAYPSRLGNPDVRWETSEQTNIGFDADFLKGKLSTTFDWYNKTTKDWLLERPGYATDGADAPVFNGGNVINKGIEIGLNWSDQVGELKYSIGANITKNKNKVTDVPTDDGIVPGLENVLYDNAGQFYRRAQTGLPIGYFWGLQTDGIFQNEAEVASYTGPEGSLIQPNAQPGDLRYIDVNNDGVIDDNDKVNLGDPNPDYTFSFTLSAEYKGFDFSVLAYGVAGNQIVQSYRNHANGYSNYTTEILDRWHGEGTSNTIPRVTQTNVNYVQFSDIFVKDGDFLRINNITLGYDFKHLVSNGFFKRLRLYATVQNPFVFTNYNGMDPEVGYGLQGGSSGVDLGFYPRPKTYLVGANINF, from the coding sequence ATGAAGCACAAAGACAAAATTGATTTTGGGGAGTACAGATTTAGCTTCTCTAGATCGCACTTCTATCTTTTAATATTTCTCTTTGTTGTGAGTACTACTACAGTATTTGGACAAACAGGAGGAATGATTAAAGGTGTAGTTGTTTCGGAAATGGATGGTTCTCCTTTACCGGGTGCCAATGTTCTAATCAAAGGAACCGTAACGGGAACGTTGACTGACTTTGATGGGAAATTTGCGATACAAGCAAAAGAAGGAGAGACACTGGTTGTTTCTTTCGTAGGGCATGTTTCTCAGGAAGTCCTTCTAACCGGACAGTCACAAGTCAAAGTTGCTTTGTCAGAAGATGCTGCTGAACTGGAAGAAATTGTTGTTGTGGGATATGGTGTTCAGAAGAAGAAACTTTTGACAGGTGCAACAGGCCAGGTAAAAGGTGAAACTATATCAAAGTTAAGTACAGCGAACCCGCTGGACGCAATGCAAGGACAAACTCCGGGTGTTAATATTACTGCTACATCAGGTCAGCCTGGTGAGTCAATGAAAGTAAACATCAGGGGTGTTGGTACCATTGGTAATTCACAGCCACTTTATATTGTAGATGGTGTACAGACAGGAGACATCTCTTATCTAAATGCTGCAGATATCGAGTCATTTGACGTATTGAAGGATGCTGCTTCTGCTGCTATCTATGGTTCTCAGGCTGCCAATGGTGTAGTACTGATTACTACTAAGAAAGGTAAAGAAGGTTCTATGAATGTGACTTTCGATACTTATTATGGTGTTCAGCAGCCAGCGGGAAAGGTTGACTTGCTAAATGGTAAAGAGTATGCAGTGATCATGAATGAAGCTGCCATCAACTCTGGTAAAGCGCCAATCTTTACGAGTGAGCAGATTGCTTCAATGGGTGAAGGAACAGATTGGTTAGATCAAATGATCTATAACAACGCTGTGACGGAAAACTATGTATTGGGTCTTAATGGTGGTAACCAAACATCAGTATACTCAATGTCACTGTCTTATACAGGACAGGAAGGTATCATGGGTGGACCTGAAGTATCAGACTACGAACGTTACTCGTTGCGTATAAATACAGACCACAAAGTGCTGGGAGATATTGTTAAGATCGGTCAGAACCTGACTTTCTCTCACTCTACAAGAAGAGGGGTATCAGTAGGAGATCAATACAACAACTCATTGAGAGGTGCTTTCAATACAAGCCCATTCTTGCCTGTATATGATGATAATGGTAATTACATGAGCAACCTAGCAGGTGTAATGTATCAGGGAGAAGAATGGAGTCCTTGGTTTCCCGGTGAATCCAATCCATTTGCTTCTATGATGTTGAACAATCAAGGTAAGAATACAGAAGCGAAGTTATTGGGTAATGTATTCGTTGAGGTGAATCCACTTGATGGGTTGAAGTTTACTTCTCGTATAGGCTTTGATTACTACTATACTTCGAGTCGTTATTACAAACCTGAATATGAACTGTCAATCTATGATAGAAGAATCAATAATAGTGTTTCACAAGCATTAGGACAAGGCTTAGCTTGGACTTGGGATAACTTTGCTCAGTATGACATGAGATTCGGCAAAAGTGACCTTAGCCTGATGGCTGGTGTAACTGCTTATGAGAATACAGGTCAATCATTGAGTATAACCAATACAGACATGATCTTTAATGATTACGACCATGCTTGGATTAATAATACTACTAATCAAGATTATGCCCAACTGACTTATGATGGTTCTCCAAATGATCCTGAAAATAGATTATCCTATTATGGAAGGCTGAACTATACCTATAATGAGAAGTACCTGTTCAATACCACTTTCCGTGCGGATGGTTCTTCAAGGTTTGCTAATGTAAATCAATGGGGATACTTCCCTTCAGTTTCAGCAGGTTGGATTGTTTCTGCTGAAGACTTTATGTCATTCACAGAGCCCTTTATGGATTTCTTTAAGTTGAGAGCCAGCTGGGGACAGGTGGGTAACCAAAGTATTGAAGCATGGCAATTCTTAGCTCCTATAAGTATTGGCAATAGTAATTACTATTTCGGCTCAGAAGATTTCAATGCTTCCGGTAATGCAATTGGCGCGTATCCTAGCCGTCTCGGTAACCCTGATGTACGTTGGGAAACCTCAGAGCAAACCAATATTGGTTTTGATGCTGACTTCCTTAAAGGTAAGCTTTCAACAACGTTTGACTGGTATAATAAGACAACTAAAGATTGGTTATTGGAAAGACCAGGTTATGCAACAGATGGTGCAGATGCTCCTGTCTTTAATGGAGGTAATGTTATCAACAAAGGTATTGAGATTGGTTTGAACTGGTCTGATCAGGTAGGTGAGTTGAAGTATAGCATTGGAGCTAATATTACCAAGAACAAGAATAAAGTTACTGATGTGCCAACGGATGATGGTATTGTTCCTGGTTTGGAAAACGTGTTGTATGACAATGCAGGACAATTCTATCGTAGAGCGCAAACAGGTCTGCCTATTGGTTACTTCTGGGGATTGCAAACTGATGGAATCTTCCAGAACGAAGCAGAAGTAGCAAGTTATACAGGTCCTGAAGGCAGCTTGATTCAGCCAAATGCACAACCAGGTGACCTACGCTATATTGACGTAAACAATGATGGTGTAATTGATGATAACGATAAGGTAAACCTAGGCGACCCTAACCCTGATTATACGTTTAGCTTCACGTTATCCGCAGAATACAAAGGGTTTGACTTCTCTGTATTGGCATACGGTGTAGCGGGTAATCAGATTGTCCAGTCATACAGAAACCATGCAAATGGCTATTCGAACTATACAACTGAAATCCTAGACAGGTGGCACGGTGAGGGAACCTCTAATACAATACCTCGAGTAACACAAACGAACGTGAACTACGTTCAGTTCTCAGATATTTTTGTGAAAGATGGCGATTTCTTGAGAATCAACAACATCACGCTAGGTTATGATTTCAAGCACCTTGTTTCTAATGGTTTCTTCAAGCGTTTGAGACTGTATGCAACAGTTCAAAATCCATTTGTATTCACTAACTACAATGGTATGGACCCTGAAGTTGGATATGGCCTTCAAGGAGGATCATCAGGTGTCGATTTAGGTTTCTACCCTCGCCCTAAAACTTATCTAGTTGGTGCAAATATTAACTTCTAA
- a CDS encoding RagB/SusD family nutrient uptake outer membrane protein: MKKVIRYMSFVGLLMAGGCSGFLDGEPLTQITDENFYQTKADAEMAIVGCYDGMQQLYSSGVAFPTASEVFSDNCFGGVGNNDAYNYQVLDEFDLQRSPGEVNIFDENWKNYYKAIYRSNALLQKMDQIDWEGDETAKVETEAEARFLRAYAYFDMVRLWERVPLVLEPVNGNIPQSESDSTYKAITEDLLFAAEFGSETVSPGKVNRFVAKAYLAKVFLFYTGYYGKSDLVGLVSKEEVLTGLEEVISSGNYQLIADFKDLWPAASSYTSASGEELQTTYAGKDNAETVFAIKYNITSDYDGNTDGNHWLVMLGLRDAKSKSYSPYGKGWGACTVNPKLYNSYATNDNRRDASIIAIEEEGLDFDVSDQREYSGYTNKKYTPLANPDGTDVAEANGAVNFQIGQFQDYVVMRYADVLLMAAELGSANAQDYLDQVRGRAGLGSVAATNENILRERMWEFAFEGIRYWDLLRQGVEVAAATVNQVITLQDGGVDTEKTIKASNLIETRGLQMIPQNQITRSGGVLTQNEGWK; the protein is encoded by the coding sequence ATGAAAAAAGTAATTAGATATATGTCCTTTGTGGGTTTGCTGATGGCTGGTGGATGTTCAGGTTTTCTGGATGGTGAGCCGCTAACGCAAATAACGGACGAAAACTTTTATCAAACTAAAGCTGATGCTGAGATGGCAATTGTTGGTTGCTATGATGGAATGCAACAGCTTTATTCAAGTGGAGTTGCATTTCCAACTGCTTCAGAAGTGTTTTCAGACAACTGTTTTGGAGGAGTAGGAAACAACGATGCTTACAACTATCAGGTGTTGGATGAGTTTGATCTCCAGCGTTCACCAGGAGAAGTCAACATCTTCGACGAGAACTGGAAAAATTACTACAAGGCAATTTACCGCTCCAATGCCCTGCTCCAGAAAATGGACCAGATCGATTGGGAAGGTGATGAAACTGCAAAAGTAGAGACAGAAGCTGAAGCAAGGTTCCTTCGTGCTTACGCTTATTTTGATATGGTTCGTCTATGGGAGCGAGTTCCTTTGGTACTTGAACCAGTGAACGGTAACATCCCGCAGTCTGAATCAGATTCAACTTATAAAGCCATTACGGAAGACCTTCTTTTTGCGGCTGAGTTTGGTAGTGAAACAGTAAGTCCAGGAAAAGTTAACCGTTTTGTGGCTAAAGCATATTTAGCTAAAGTATTCTTGTTTTACACAGGTTACTATGGTAAGTCTGACTTGGTTGGTTTGGTAAGTAAGGAAGAGGTTTTGACGGGTCTTGAAGAGGTAATCAGTAGTGGTAACTACCAACTGATAGCAGACTTTAAAGACTTGTGGCCTGCTGCCTCTTCATATACTTCTGCGTCAGGAGAGGAGTTGCAAACTACCTATGCAGGTAAAGACAATGCAGAAACTGTTTTTGCAATAAAGTATAACATTACTTCAGATTACGATGGCAACACAGACGGTAACCACTGGTTGGTAATGTTGGGACTTCGTGATGCAAAATCGAAATCATATAGCCCTTATGGAAAAGGTTGGGGTGCATGTACTGTAAACCCTAAACTTTATAACTCATATGCAACAAATGATAACAGAAGAGATGCTTCTATCATTGCTATTGAGGAAGAAGGATTGGACTTTGATGTTTCTGATCAGCGTGAATACAGTGGTTATACCAATAAAAAATATACACCACTTGCCAACCCTGATGGTACTGATGTAGCAGAAGCTAATGGTGCTGTAAACTTCCAGATTGGACAGTTCCAGGACTATGTAGTGATGCGTTATGCAGATGTATTGCTGATGGCAGCCGAGCTGGGAAGCGCTAATGCGCAAGACTACCTTGATCAGGTAAGAGGACGTGCTGGTTTGGGTTCAGTTGCAGCTACAAATGAAAACATTCTTCGTGAGCGTATGTGGGAGTTCGCATTTGAAGGTATCCGTTACTGGGATTTGCTTCGCCAAGGTGTTGAGGTAGCAGCAGCTACTGTCAATCAGGTAATCACACTGCAAGATGGTGGGGTTGACACTGAAAAGACGATTAAGGCAAGCAACCTGATTGAAACTCGTGGTCTTCAGATGATTCCTCAGAATCAGATCACGAGATCAGGGGGTGTACTTACTCAAAATGAAGGTTGGAAGTAA
- a CDS encoding glycoside hydrolase family 3 C-terminal domain-containing protein, producing MRKLILFFVTYTFILQASAQKYDFQDQTQTTEQRITSLLSSMTLEEKIHCLGTNPTVSRLNVRGTDHIEGLHGVAMGEPGNWGKDNPIPTTTFPQAIGMAQTWDTLLLKKMGEVEGYEARYLLQSPEFQRGGLVVRAPNADIGRDIRWGRNEECYGEDAFFNGKMTASMIRGLQGDHPKYWQTAALMKHFLANSNEDTRTFSSSDFDERLLREYYALPFEMGIKEGGSRAFMAAYNKVNQVPMMVSPLLKSLAIEEWGQDGIICTDGGALKLLISDHKYFSDVTYGASSGVKRGINQFLDDHKEAIAKGIEKGIITEQDIDEVLRGVFRVMIKLGMLDNPDDNPYAKIGLNEKQHPWETNEHMQAVLEATKASIVLLKNENNTLPINKKNISKIVLVGPIANEVRLDWYSGTPPYSVTILEGLKKFAGKQVEIEWIENFDRKSDSLKVAQADIVIPCVGNHPTGEAGWAKVTRDSYGKEAVDRKSIILEDEAWVKDLYELNPRMVMVLVSSFPYAINWSNQNVPAILHMTHNSQEMGNALAEVVFGAYSPAGKLVQTWPMSEQDLPELMDYNIRNGSTYQYFKGNPLYAFGYGLSYTEFKYDDLKITPSDDHCLVSLTVENIGAFDSDEVVEVYVRYPQSEVERPNKSLMGFARKTIKKGKKVTVEIPVSYKYLRYWNTAEQTFELEKGPIQILVGASSDDIRLKETTNIATSNL from the coding sequence ATGAGAAAACTGATACTCTTTTTTGTAACCTATACGTTTATTCTTCAGGCTTCTGCTCAGAAGTACGACTTTCAAGACCAAACACAAACAACTGAACAGCGGATAACATCCCTTCTATCCTCCATGACATTGGAAGAAAAAATTCATTGTCTAGGAACAAACCCCACAGTGAGTAGGCTCAATGTTAGGGGAACAGATCATATAGAAGGTCTTCATGGTGTAGCAATGGGAGAACCAGGTAATTGGGGAAAAGACAATCCTATTCCGACCACTACATTTCCACAAGCCATCGGTATGGCCCAAACATGGGATACACTGCTCCTCAAAAAAATGGGAGAGGTTGAAGGGTATGAGGCAAGATACCTATTGCAGTCTCCTGAATTCCAAAGAGGAGGACTTGTTGTCAGAGCACCTAATGCTGACATTGGAAGAGATATCCGTTGGGGTAGAAATGAGGAGTGCTACGGTGAGGATGCCTTTTTCAATGGCAAAATGACAGCCTCCATGATCAGAGGCTTGCAAGGAGATCATCCAAAATACTGGCAAACTGCCGCTTTAATGAAACATTTTCTTGCCAACAGCAACGAAGATACCCGCACTTTTTCCTCTTCTGACTTTGATGAGCGCCTTTTGAGAGAATATTACGCCTTACCATTTGAAATGGGTATCAAGGAAGGTGGTTCTAGAGCCTTTATGGCAGCCTACAACAAAGTAAATCAGGTACCGATGATGGTAAGTCCCCTGCTCAAGTCACTGGCTATTGAAGAATGGGGGCAGGATGGTATTATCTGTACTGATGGTGGCGCACTTAAGTTGTTGATTTCAGATCACAAGTATTTCAGCGATGTTACATATGGGGCATCTTCAGGGGTAAAAAGAGGAATCAACCAGTTTTTGGACGACCATAAGGAAGCCATTGCAAAAGGTATTGAGAAAGGAATCATTACTGAACAAGATATAGACGAAGTACTAAGAGGTGTATTCCGTGTGATGATCAAATTGGGCATGCTGGATAATCCTGATGATAACCCGTATGCCAAGATCGGTTTGAACGAAAAACAACACCCTTGGGAAACAAATGAACACATGCAGGCAGTACTGGAAGCAACAAAAGCATCAATTGTACTCCTAAAAAACGAAAACAACACCCTTCCAATTAACAAAAAGAACATATCCAAAATCGTTTTGGTAGGTCCAATCGCCAATGAGGTTCGACTGGACTGGTACAGCGGAACGCCTCCCTACTCTGTTACCATTCTGGAAGGTTTAAAGAAATTTGCTGGCAAGCAGGTAGAGATTGAATGGATTGAAAATTTCGACCGAAAATCCGATTCACTAAAAGTAGCTCAGGCTGACATTGTCATTCCATGTGTCGGTAATCACCCGACAGGAGAAGCAGGTTGGGCTAAAGTAACCCGTGACAGCTACGGCAAAGAAGCCGTTGACCGCAAGTCAATCATTTTGGAAGATGAGGCATGGGTAAAAGACCTGTATGAACTGAATCCAAGAATGGTAATGGTATTGGTGAGTAGCTTCCCTTATGCAATCAACTGGTCTAACCAAAATGTTCCTGCCATTTTACATATGACACACAACAGTCAGGAAATGGGTAATGCCTTGGCTGAAGTGGTATTTGGCGCTTACAGTCCTGCAGGCAAATTGGTGCAAACCTGGCCAATGTCTGAACAAGACCTTCCTGAACTGATGGATTACAATATCCGTAACGGCAGTACTTACCAGTATTTTAAAGGGAATCCACTTTATGCGTTCGGTTATGGTTTGTCCTATACCGAATTCAAATACGACGACCTGAAAATCACGCCTTCCGATGACCATTGTTTAGTAAGCCTAACAGTGGAGAATATTGGCGCATTTGATAGCGATGAGGTAGTAGAGGTATATGTCCGTTATCCGCAATCAGAAGTAGAGCGACCAAACAAGTCGCTGATGGGATTTGCACGCAAGACCATCAAGAAAGGTAAAAAAGTAACCGTTGAAATTCCGGTTAGCTACAAATACCTAAGGTACTGGAATACGGCGGAACAGACTTTTGAACTGGAAAAAGGTCCTATTCAGATATTGGTAGGCGCTTCTTCCGATGATATCAGACTAAAAGAAACGACAAACATAGCAACTTCAAATCTGTAA